Proteins encoded in a region of the Triticum dicoccoides isolate Atlit2015 ecotype Zavitan chromosome 3A, WEW_v2.0, whole genome shotgun sequence genome:
- the LOC119273604 gene encoding abscisic stress-ripening protein 1-like, producing MGRHSSNASKAEAGGEQHRKEEKHHKHMEQLAQLGAVAAGAYALHEKHKAKKDPENARSHRIKEEIAATVAVGSAGFAFHEHHKKKDAKKHGRH from the exons ATGGGGCGCCACAGCAGCAACGCCAGCAAAGCCGAGGCCGGCGGCGAGCAGCACCGCAAGGAGGAGAAGCACCACAAGCACATGGAGCAGCTCGCCCAGCTCGGCGCCGTCGCAGCCGGAGCATACGCgctg CACGAGAAGCACAAGGCGAAGAAGGACCCGGAGAATGCCCGGTCGCACAGGATCAAGGAGGAGATCGCAGCCACGGTCGCCGTTGGTAGCGCCGGCTTCGCCTTCCATGAGCACCACAAGAAGAAAGACGCCAAGAAGCACGGCCGCCATTGA
- the LOC119273605 gene encoding abscisic stress-ripening protein 1-like: MSFVKTSSLVMGRHSSSSSKAEAGSEQHSKEDKHHKHMEQLAQLGAVAAGAYALHEKRKAKKDPENARSHRIKEEIAATVAVGSTGFAFHEHHKKKDAKKHGRH, translated from the exons ATGAGCTTTGTGAAAACTAGTTCGTTGGTGATGGGGcgccacagcagcagcagcagcaaagccGAGGCCGGCAGCGAGCAGCACAGCAAGGAGGACAAGCATCACAAGCACATGGAGCAGCTCGCCCAGCTCGGCGCCGTCGCGGCCGGAGCATACGCGCTG CACGAGAAACGTAAGGCGAAGAAGGACCCGGAGAATGCCCGGTCACACAGGATCAAGGAGGAGATCGCAGCCACGGTCGCCGTTGGTAGCACCGGTTTCGCCTTCCATGAGCACCACAAGAAGAAAGACGCCAAGAAGCACGGCCGCCATTGA